In one Leptospira yasudae genomic region, the following are encoded:
- a CDS encoding response regulator — protein MKNQSGNPGQKVLVVDDEEDIAELIRFHLEENGYQVDTCQNGLEVLPKLEKNTPDLVILDLMLPGIGGMDLCKKIKEKYSMPIIMVTAKSGETEAVLGLELGADDYVRKPFSTRELIARVRSVLRRTKEGEEEEQFEGNITIGNIFLNLKAHKAFINNSEVDLTLIEYKILNLFMTNPGVAFTRDKLLDRVWGKDIYVTDRAVDVNIKRLRDKLGDEKERLETIRGIGYRFNEA, from the coding sequence ATGAAAAACCAATCAGGGAACCCAGGGCAAAAAGTCCTCGTTGTTGACGACGAGGAAGATATCGCCGAGCTGATCCGATTCCACCTCGAAGAAAACGGCTATCAAGTCGACACATGCCAAAACGGGTTAGAAGTTCTCCCAAAACTCGAAAAGAACACGCCCGATCTCGTAATTCTCGATTTGATGCTTCCCGGAATCGGCGGTATGGACCTTTGCAAAAAGATCAAAGAAAAATATTCCATGCCGATCATCATGGTTACCGCAAAATCGGGCGAAACCGAGGCGGTTCTCGGATTAGAACTCGGCGCGGACGACTATGTCCGTAAACCGTTCAGCACTCGCGAATTGATCGCTAGAGTTCGTTCCGTTTTAAGAAGAACGAAAGAAGGAGAGGAAGAGGAACAATTCGAAGGAAACATCACCATCGGAAACATCTTTCTCAACCTGAAAGCGCATAAGGCTTTTATCAACAATTCGGAAGTGGATTTAACCCTCATCGAATATAAGATTCTCAATCTCTTTATGACCAACCCGGGCGTCGCCTTTACGAGGGACAAATTATTGGACCGAGTTTGGGGAAAAGATATTTACGTTACCGACAGAGCTGTCGACGTAAATATTAAGAGACTGCGCGACAAACTCGGAGACGAAAAGGAAAGACTCGAGACGATACGCGGAATCGGCTATAGATTCAATGAGGCGTAG
- a CDS encoding RNA polymerase sigma factor, translated as MRENLPIVCNQEDWDCIQKVLHGDFNSFESLMNRYQGLVYSQAIKAFRNETEAEDFTQDIFLKAFESLSTFQGRSQFSTWLFVIARNEIIRRYRREHPEVAGLDALILAETEKDKQREVASEQEAKLLKQESSEKIRNLVESLPELYRKPISLHYFENMSYKEISKKLNLKMNTLKSYIFRGKEIMRDWLNKEENEKQE; from the coding sequence ATGAGGGAAAACCTTCCCATTGTATGCAACCAGGAAGACTGGGACTGCATTCAAAAAGTATTACACGGCGATTTCAATTCGTTCGAATCGCTGATGAACCGTTATCAAGGATTGGTTTATTCTCAAGCGATCAAAGCCTTTCGCAACGAAACGGAGGCCGAAGATTTCACCCAGGACATATTCTTAAAGGCATTCGAAAGTTTATCCACGTTCCAAGGTAGATCCCAATTCTCCACTTGGTTGTTCGTAATCGCAAGAAACGAAATCATCCGAAGATACCGGCGAGAACACCCGGAGGTCGCCGGACTCGACGCGCTGATTCTCGCCGAAACGGAAAAGGATAAACAAAGAGAAGTCGCCTCCGAACAGGAAGCCAAACTTCTCAAGCAGGAAAGCTCCGAGAAGATACGAAACCTCGTTGAAAGCCTTCCCGAACTCTATCGCAAACCTATCTCTCTCCACTACTTCGAGAATATGTCCTATAAAGAAATTTCTAAAAAATTAAACTTGAAAATGAACACTTTAAAGAGTTATATTTTCAGGGGTAAGGAAATCATGAGGGATTGGTTAAACAAGGAAGAGAATGAAAAACAAGAATGA
- a CDS encoding LIMLP_16695 family PerRB-regulated protein, with protein MKMIKNLFQTEIRNSYLKESFQEEEWYQSLINRPGIEERIPYFKTKAENKKATAIVR; from the coding sequence ATGAAGATGATTAAGAATCTATTTCAAACTGAAATACGCAATTCCTACCTAAAAGAAAGTTTTCAAGAAGAAGAATGGTATCAATCCTTGATCAACCGTCCCGGTATCGAAGAAAGAATTCCTTACTTCAAGACCAAAGCGGAAAATAAAAAAGCAACAGCCATTGTAAGATGA
- a CDS encoding NUDIX hydrolase — protein sequence MRFDFQSLKTQLAVPQESFTGIPTPPIGEEKSRASSVILPIYENPDLSQGIILQKRNSNLKAHPGQIAFPGGAHSKRDKNLLDTALREWEEEMGESSSVLEVLGEYHGLFTHTGFHISPFIARYGGSFRFNTNPEEVERSILLDLNRLETAPFYSIRIRRSGAKEIEIYYFDLKEGLLWGATGRIIVNFLREYAGFERQPTQVEPNLGSPPFFDPIRKFSKKN from the coding sequence ATGAGATTTGATTTTCAGTCGCTCAAAACCCAGCTTGCAGTTCCTCAGGAAAGTTTTACAGGAATTCCGACCCCGCCGATCGGAGAGGAAAAATCGAGGGCCTCGTCCGTCATTCTTCCCATATACGAAAACCCGGATTTATCGCAGGGAATCATCCTTCAAAAAAGAAATTCCAATCTGAAAGCGCATCCCGGACAAATCGCGTTTCCCGGCGGCGCTCATTCCAAACGAGATAAGAATCTTTTGGATACGGCTCTTCGAGAATGGGAAGAAGAGATGGGAGAATCCAGTTCCGTTCTCGAAGTCCTCGGCGAATATCACGGACTTTTTACGCACACGGGATTTCATATTTCTCCCTTTATCGCGCGATACGGCGGCTCATTTCGTTTTAACACGAATCCGGAAGAAGTAGAACGTTCTATCCTGCTCGATTTGAATCGTTTAGAAACTGCTCCGTTCTATTCGATTCGTATTCGAAGATCCGGCGCAAAAGAAATCGAAATATATTATTTCGATCTGAAAGAAGGATTACTCTGGGGAGCTACGGGAAGAATCATCGTAAACTTTCTGCGCGAATATGCGGGTTTTGAAAGGCAACCGACTCAAGTGGAACCGAATTTAGGCAGCCCTCCTTTTTTTGATCCGATTCGGAAATTCTCTAAAAAAAATTAA
- a CDS encoding ribonuclease D, producing the protein MQINSDYIVVDTIRSLQLVLINLSQADSISIDTESSGYYTYFSRVCLIQISAKGKNYIIDPLKLQNLDGLGSVFEDKKILKIFHSAIDDIKALKKDFGFKFVNIADTGFSSRLLDHEQYSLTYLVDYYHKIKLSKKEQKSNWEKRPLEKSQLQYAALDTVYLETIWEKMKEELTKRSLYEEALSEFDKIASEEPGSEGNSISMDKFPDILEYSADERRFIYDTLVFRDDKSRKLNKAPFRVFNNEKVVQLVKSRRDMSKLTEILGKKDAETLFQIYANPSGPPIQKSELFKKPGENLTNEEGERFKRLRIWRETIMSIRRMSHQMMPSNKMIAELAQRNPKTLDELREMNLFSEWKVVHYGPSILAALENVPYESNIKGLIPINKKFE; encoded by the coding sequence ATGCAAATAAATTCCGACTACATAGTCGTAGATACAATTCGAAGCCTACAACTCGTTCTCATTAATTTGAGCCAGGCGGACTCTATCTCCATCGATACGGAGTCCTCCGGTTATTATACGTATTTTTCCAGGGTCTGTCTGATTCAAATTTCGGCTAAGGGAAAAAATTACATCATCGATCCGTTAAAGCTACAAAACTTAGATGGTCTCGGAAGCGTATTCGAAGATAAAAAAATTCTAAAAATCTTCCATTCAGCCATCGATGATATCAAAGCTCTAAAAAAAGATTTCGGTTTTAAGTTCGTAAATATCGCCGATACTGGATTCAGTTCCCGTCTTTTGGATCACGAGCAGTATTCTCTAACGTACCTCGTCGATTATTATCATAAAATTAAACTTTCCAAGAAGGAACAGAAGTCTAACTGGGAAAAGCGGCCGTTGGAAAAAAGCCAACTTCAATACGCCGCTTTGGATACGGTTTATTTAGAAACGATTTGGGAAAAGATGAAGGAAGAACTCACAAAGAGAAGCCTCTACGAGGAAGCTCTTTCCGAGTTCGACAAGATCGCATCCGAAGAACCCGGTTCCGAAGGAAATTCCATTTCAATGGATAAATTCCCGGATATTTTGGAATACAGCGCGGACGAAAGAAGATTTATCTACGACACGCTCGTGTTTCGGGACGATAAATCGAGAAAGTTGAATAAGGCGCCGTTTCGAGTCTTCAACAACGAGAAAGTGGTTCAACTCGTTAAATCGAGAAGGGACATGTCTAAGTTAACCGAAATTCTCGGGAAGAAGGACGCGGAAACACTGTTTCAAATTTATGCGAATCCGAGCGGACCTCCGATTCAAAAATCGGAGTTATTTAAAAAACCAGGCGAGAATCTGACGAACGAAGAGGGAGAACGTTTCAAACGTTTGAGAATCTGGAGAGAAACGATCATGTCGATTCGGAGAATGAGTCATCAGATGATGCCTTCGAATAAGATGATCGCCGAACTCGCCCAGAGAAATCCGAAGACGCTCGACGAACTCAGGGAGATGAATCTTTTCTCGGAATGGAAAGTGGTTCATTACGGACCTTCGATCCTGGCCGCTCTGGAAAACGTACCATACGAATCGAATATCAAAGGATTGATTCCGATTAACAAAAAATTCGAATAG
- the purF gene encoding amidophosphoribosyltransferase produces MSRIPDKSRVRRQAQDDKPKDECAIFGIFNSSEASNFTYLGLYSMQHRGQESSGIVSSDGEHLYRYAGMGLVANIFTETKLKELQGNSAIGHNRYSTTGASFLRNAQPLRVESHLGAVSLAHNGNLVNSWELRSQLEKEGSIFQTTIDSEVIVHLMARSGENDFLSALSSALKKVRGAYSLVILTKSQLIAVRDPNGFRPLVMGRREDGSIVFASETCAFDITDTKYERDVEPGEMIVVDKNGVNSYYPFPKATPSLCIFEYIYFARPDSNIFGESVYKVRKNLGRFLARELPVEADVVIPVPDSASIAALGYAEESGISYQSGLIRSHYIGRTFIEPDQKIRDFGAKIKYNVVRNVVEGKRVIVVDDSIMRGTTSRKIIKMIRNAGAKEIHLRVSAPPTISPCYYGIDIPTHNELIAATHTIEEIRKYLRVDSIAYLSVESMNRAVLDHKGGGFCNACFTAQYPVEFQSEVGNQKSLFKEYQVEERAVY; encoded by the coding sequence ATGAGTCGAATTCCCGATAAATCCAGAGTAAGAAGACAAGCCCAGGATGACAAACCAAAAGATGAATGTGCGATTTTTGGTATATTTAATTCATCGGAAGCATCGAATTTCACATATTTAGGTCTCTATTCGATGCAGCATCGGGGCCAGGAATCCAGCGGGATCGTCTCCTCCGACGGGGAACACCTCTACCGCTACGCCGGAATGGGGCTGGTCGCCAATATCTTCACTGAAACCAAACTCAAGGAACTTCAGGGCAATTCGGCCATCGGTCACAATCGTTATTCCACGACCGGAGCCAGCTTTCTAAGAAACGCACAACCACTACGGGTGGAATCCCATCTCGGAGCGGTTTCCTTGGCTCACAACGGAAATCTGGTCAATTCTTGGGAGCTCAGAAGCCAGCTTGAAAAGGAAGGAAGTATTTTCCAAACCACGATCGACTCGGAAGTGATCGTTCACCTCATGGCCCGTTCCGGAGAAAACGACTTTCTGTCGGCGCTTTCTTCCGCCCTCAAAAAAGTAAGAGGGGCGTATTCGCTTGTCATTCTTACCAAATCCCAGTTGATCGCGGTGCGCGATCCGAACGGATTCCGTCCGTTGGTGATGGGCCGCAGAGAAGACGGATCGATCGTATTCGCTTCCGAAACCTGCGCCTTCGACATCACCGATACGAAATACGAAAGAGACGTGGAACCGGGCGAGATGATCGTCGTCGATAAAAACGGAGTGAATTCCTATTATCCGTTTCCTAAAGCGACCCCAAGTCTTTGTATTTTCGAATACATCTATTTTGCAAGACCGGATTCCAACATCTTCGGCGAATCCGTTTACAAGGTTCGGAAGAATTTAGGAAGATTCTTAGCCAGAGAATTACCTGTAGAAGCGGACGTTGTGATTCCGGTTCCCGATTCAGCGAGCATCGCAGCTTTAGGTTACGCGGAAGAATCCGGAATTTCCTATCAATCCGGATTGATTCGTTCTCATTATATCGGAAGAACGTTCATCGAACCCGATCAGAAGATCCGAGATTTCGGAGCCAAGATTAAATACAACGTGGTTCGAAACGTCGTCGAAGGAAAACGAGTGATCGTGGTCGACGATTCCATCATGAGAGGAACGACAAGCCGAAAGATCATTAAGATGATCCGAAACGCGGGCGCCAAAGAAATCCATCTCCGAGTTTCCGCACCTCCGACCATCTCCCCTTGCTACTACGGAATCGATATTCCGACCCACAACGAACTGATCGCCGCAACACACACCATCGAAGAAATCCGCAAATACTTAAGAGTCGATAGCATTGCCTATCTTTCCGTCGAGTCCATGAACCGCGCGGTTCTGGATCACAAAGGCGGAGGATTCTGCAACGCTTGTTTTACGGCTCAGTATCCGGTGGAGTTTCAGAGCGAAGTCGGAAATCAAAAGAGTTTATTCAAAGAATATCAAGTGGAAGAAAGGGCCGTTTATTAA
- a CDS encoding acyltransferase family protein has protein sequence MKTKILDYLFGVFKKDPKEIESLNGLRAFSILIVLFFHLWENNTHNFLEKGLVTQTTLDSIMSMHHFMDLFFLLSGLLIYAGLFRAYEKYSTINIKEFYLKRILRIYPAYYTVLIITFLFSLVIYKEMKAKTNPTEIEQFVLNRANEAISNPWSDIFLYSNYNPDRMFEFGWSLSLEQHFYIVLPFLCLFVLFKLPFQKRMLLLSVIYIIPIFFRIYHFYYGPLGGIYYATHTRFDALFLGVIAFEIFNRKYFDNWKGLHAVLLFVGTIVLFFIGVQLRKNELLLYTLSYNVYHIVFILLTFSAMIPASPIYKFFASFVFRPISRLSYTIYLWHGVLAIRFVRKEMGFDNLSWTGFFSIYVVVCLKIFLVCWILYLIIERPFHNMKVKIDKEHPTADKI, from the coding sequence ATGAAGACCAAGATCTTAGATTACCTTTTCGGCGTTTTTAAAAAAGACCCTAAAGAGATCGAATCGTTAAATGGACTCAGAGCCTTTTCGATTTTGATCGTTCTTTTCTTTCACCTATGGGAGAACAACACTCATAACTTTTTGGAAAAGGGGTTGGTTACACAAACGACCCTCGACTCGATCATGAGTATGCATCACTTTATGGATTTGTTTTTTCTTTTGAGCGGACTTTTGATCTATGCCGGTTTGTTCCGCGCCTATGAAAAATATTCCACGATCAATATCAAAGAATTTTATTTAAAAAGGATCCTTAGAATCTATCCGGCTTACTATACGGTCTTAATCATCACCTTCTTATTTTCTCTGGTCATCTACAAGGAAATGAAAGCAAAAACGAATCCCACTGAAATCGAACAATTCGTATTGAATCGAGCTAATGAAGCCATTTCAAATCCTTGGTCTGATATTTTTTTGTATTCCAACTATAACCCTGATCGAATGTTCGAATTCGGCTGGTCCCTTTCCCTCGAACAGCACTTTTACATCGTACTTCCTTTTCTCTGTTTATTCGTTCTATTTAAGCTTCCGTTTCAGAAAAGGATGCTGCTTTTGTCCGTAATTTATATCATTCCCATTTTTTTTCGGATCTATCATTTTTACTATGGACCGCTCGGTGGAATCTACTACGCAACACACACGAGATTTGATGCGCTTTTTTTAGGAGTAATTGCATTCGAAATCTTTAATAGAAAGTATTTCGATAATTGGAAGGGACTGCATGCAGTTTTACTTTTTGTCGGGACGATCGTTTTGTTCTTTATCGGAGTTCAGCTTCGAAAGAACGAACTTTTGCTCTATACGTTAAGTTACAACGTATATCATATCGTCTTTATTCTTCTTACGTTTTCCGCGATGATACCGGCGAGTCCGATTTATAAATTCTTCGCTTCCTTCGTATTCAGACCGATTTCCCGATTGAGTTACACGATCTACTTATGGCACGGAGTTTTGGCGATTCGTTTCGTGAGAAAGGAAATGGGCTTCGACAATCTTTCCTGGACCGGATTCTTTTCGATCTATGTCGTCGTTTGTTTGAAGATCTTTTTGGTTTGTTGGATTTTATATCTGATCATCGAAAGACCGTTCCACAACATGAAGGTCAAAATCGACAAGGAACATCCGACTGCCGATAAGATTTGA
- a CDS encoding PLP-dependent aminotransferase family protein: MSILTGTDQNSKYETIAGSLKAMLESGILRAGDKLPSLRKISQEKKVSISTVLLAYELLENEGYIESRPKSGYVVLARKGTSKLPTMPKKPKLVSSFGIDERISSLIDSLQNPDILPLGTGIPEKEYLPIPSLHKNLKKAILIADSHNYQNSQGYVGLRKQLSLRSSLQGVSTHESEIIVTNGCQDALNLCIKVLTKPGDLIAVESPVYFGILQSVQRMGRKLLEIPVDPLYGMSLSHFEEALNRYPIQCIILNPNFQNPTGSLVSNENKKAFVDLCANKNIPIIEDDIYGDLYFNSSRPLSLKSFDKKENVYKISSYSKIISPDLRIGWIVPGKKGHELQKEIKLSRLALPSIPQIALSEYLKTSYERNLKMLRRNLSSNLAKIRESVLKHFPESTSISNPQGGLVFWIELPDKIDSLLLQNEAWKHNISVAPGPIFSGTGNFRNFLRLSGGIKLTPKVEEKIKTLGKLASQLKNSL, encoded by the coding sequence ATGAGCATTTTAACCGGTACAGATCAAAATTCAAAATACGAAACGATCGCAGGCAGTCTCAAAGCTATGCTTGAATCGGGTATTTTGCGAGCAGGGGACAAACTTCCTTCTTTGCGGAAAATTTCTCAGGAAAAAAAAGTGAGCATTTCCACGGTCCTGCTCGCATACGAACTTTTGGAAAACGAAGGGTATATCGAATCCAGGCCAAAATCGGGTTACGTGGTTCTCGCCAGGAAGGGAACTTCGAAACTTCCCACCATGCCCAAAAAGCCGAAGCTTGTTTCCTCTTTCGGAATCGATGAAAGAATTTCCTCGCTCATCGATTCATTACAAAATCCTGATATTCTTCCTTTGGGAACGGGAATCCCGGAAAAGGAATATCTACCGATTCCTTCTTTGCATAAGAATCTTAAAAAAGCGATCTTGATCGCAGACAGCCATAACTATCAAAATTCGCAAGGATACGTCGGACTCAGAAAACAGTTGTCCCTTCGTTCTTCTTTGCAGGGGGTTTCGACGCACGAATCCGAAATCATCGTAACGAACGGATGTCAGGACGCGCTCAATCTTTGTATCAAGGTTCTTACAAAGCCGGGGGATTTAATCGCGGTAGAATCTCCCGTTTATTTCGGAATTTTGCAAAGCGTTCAAAGGATGGGAAGAAAACTTTTGGAAATCCCGGTCGACCCGCTTTACGGCATGAGCCTTTCCCATTTCGAGGAAGCGCTGAATCGTTATCCAATTCAATGCATCATCCTCAATCCGAATTTTCAAAACCCTACGGGAAGTCTTGTTTCCAACGAGAATAAAAAGGCGTTCGTCGATTTATGCGCGAACAAAAATATTCCGATCATCGAGGACGATATTTACGGAGATTTGTATTTCAATTCTTCGCGTCCTCTTTCCTTAAAGTCCTTCGATAAAAAAGAAAACGTATATAAGATTTCTTCGTATTCAAAGATTATATCGCCCGATCTCCGAATCGGATGGATCGTACCGGGAAAAAAAGGACACGAGCTTCAAAAAGAAATTAAACTTTCGAGACTCGCTCTCCCGAGCATTCCTCAAATCGCTTTAAGCGAATATTTGAAAACCTCATACGAAAGGAACTTAAAGATGCTGCGTAGGAATCTTTCTTCCAATCTTGCTAAAATCCGAGAATCGGTTTTAAAACATTTCCCGGAATCCACTTCGATTTCCAACCCGCAAGGCGGTCTCGTATTTTGGATCGAACTACCGGATAAGATCGACAGCCTTCTTTTACAAAACGAAGCGTGGAAACACAACATATCGGTCGCACCCGGTCCGATCTTTTCGGGCACCGGGAACTTCAGAAACTTTTTGCGTTTGAGCGGAGGAATTAAGCTTACTCCGAAGGTGGAAGAAAAAATCAAGACGTTAGGAAAACTGGCTTCTCAACTGAAGAATTCTTTGTAA
- a CDS encoding PhzF family phenazine biosynthesis protein: MKLRILQIDAFAEKVFQGNPAAVCPLQEWISDERMQKIAMENNLSETVFFVREGESYRIRWFTPLREVDLCGHATLATAFYLFNEGAFKGDRIRFQSLSGELNVFKKENILYLDFPSRKPAPVTASEPILNSFSIRPKEVWKARDYMFVYENETQLRDVQCDIQGLRNMDALGVILTCPGSGEFDFLSRFFSASIGLAEDPVTGSSHCTLIPFWSERLNKKSLHAFQASSRGGKLFCEDLDERVRIGGTCVSYLEGWIEI, encoded by the coding sequence ATGAAACTTAGAATTCTTCAGATCGACGCCTTTGCGGAAAAAGTCTTTCAAGGAAATCCCGCCGCCGTTTGTCCTTTGCAGGAATGGATTTCCGACGAACGGATGCAAAAGATCGCGATGGAGAATAACCTAAGTGAAACCGTGTTCTTCGTTCGAGAAGGAGAATCGTATCGTATTCGTTGGTTTACGCCGCTTCGTGAAGTCGACTTGTGCGGACACGCTACGCTTGCGACTGCGTTTTATTTATTTAACGAGGGCGCATTTAAGGGCGATCGGATCCGTTTTCAATCCCTATCGGGAGAATTAAACGTATTCAAAAAAGAGAATATTCTATATCTCGATTTTCCTTCCCGAAAACCGGCGCCTGTCACTGCGTCGGAACCGATCTTGAATTCGTTTTCGATTCGTCCCAAGGAAGTTTGGAAAGCGCGGGATTATATGTTCGTCTACGAAAACGAAACCCAACTTCGAGATGTGCAATGCGACATCCAGGGATTGAGAAACATGGACGCGTTAGGCGTTATTCTAACCTGCCCTGGTTCGGGTGAATTCGACTTTTTATCCCGATTTTTTTCCGCGAGCATCGGCTTAGCCGAAGATCCGGTTACCGGTTCTTCCCATTGCACGCTCATTCCGTTTTGGTCCGAACGTCTGAACAAAAAGAGTCTCCATGCCTTTCAGGCCTCGAGCAGAGGAGGAAAACTTTTCTGCGA